The Desulfovulcanus ferrireducens genome includes a region encoding these proteins:
- a CDS encoding metal ABC transporter ATP-binding protein, translating into MNSPVIELRNVSLAYGDHLILEDVDLRVEHGEFVAILGPNGGGKTTLLKIILGLLKPDKGQVLVFGQEPHKSYKRIGYVPQHRPDRDLFPITVLGVVLMGLGSRRLGFTFGRKEKKQAYLALEKVGMHKLAHSRINELSGGQKQRVLVARALVSEPELLIFDEPTASIDPQGKQCIYEFLANLGEEVTVLVVTHDLIVASSQISRIAVVNKRIIMGQDRNLTREMLDLLYGIHDYPCPMGNFIDGVSTLFEETEARKTAEQSKRDLN; encoded by the coding sequence ATGAATTCACCGGTAATTGAGCTTAGAAACGTTAGTTTGGCCTATGGAGACCATTTAATTTTGGAAGATGTGGACTTGAGAGTAGAACACGGTGAATTCGTGGCTATTTTAGGACCTAATGGTGGTGGCAAAACCACGTTGCTCAAAATTATTCTGGGTTTATTAAAGCCTGACAAGGGCCAGGTGCTGGTTTTTGGTCAGGAACCCCATAAGAGTTATAAACGTATAGGATATGTTCCTCAACATAGGCCGGATAGAGACCTTTTCCCGATCACTGTTTTAGGGGTTGTTTTAATGGGTCTTGGGAGCAGAAGGCTTGGATTTACCTTTGGCCGGAAGGAAAAAAAGCAAGCCTATCTGGCCCTTGAAAAGGTGGGTATGCACAAATTGGCCCACAGCCGCATTAATGAGCTTTCCGGAGGTCAAAAGCAGCGGGTGCTGGTGGCCAGGGCCCTGGTCTCTGAACCAGAGCTTCTAATCTTTGATGAACCAACAGCCAGTATTGATCCACAGGGCAAGCAATGTATTTATGAGTTTTTGGCTAATTTGGGAGAGGAAGTCACTGTGCTTGTGGTCACCCATGACCTGATTGTGGCTTCATCGCAGATTAGCAGGATTGCCGTGGTGAACAAAAGAATCATTATGGGCCAAGACAGGAACTTGACCAGAGAGATGCTCGACCTTCTTTATGGTATCCACGACTACCCTTGTCCTATGGGGAATTTTATAGACGGAGTTTCAACTCTTTTTGAAGAGACTGAAGCTCGAAAGACGGCGGAGCAAAGCAAGAGAGACCTTAATTGA